The Candidatus Melainabacteria bacterium DNA segment TAAATAATGAAGATACTTCATGGCTTCTAGTTCATGGAAGGCAAATGATAAAGAGACAAAGCACCTTTTGCAAAAAATATCTTCCTGGGTTTAAAGATTCGTATGTTTGTCAGATAGCACCATATATTGGTGTCAGAGAAAGCAGAAGACTTGTAGGGCAATATGTTTTAACAAAGGAAGATGTTTTAAGTGCAAAAAAATTTAAAGATGCCATTGCAAATTCAAATTGGCCAATTGATATTCATCCGCCTGTGGCAGAGACGCGATTAATCACGCCTCTACCACAACAACCACCCAATGGTGATTATTACCAAATACCTCTCAGGTCATTATTACCAAAGGAAAATGAAATTAAAAATTTGATTGTTGCAGGGAGATGTCTTTCTGCAGATTTTGAAGCACAAAGCTCTGCACGTATTCAGGCAAATTGCTGGGCTATGGGTGAGGCAGCAGGACTACTAGCTGCTAAGAGAATAAAAGCAGTGCGTTAATTTTAGTCATTGCTTTTACTCCTATCTTGAAATAAATCTAAAAAGATTTTAACAGATAAAAACACCAAATAAGTAAGCTAAATATAAAATCCCGCAAAATAAGAATGTTCTGTATGTAAGCCTTTTTTTCTTTAATGAAATTAAAACTATACTTGTGTTAATTAAACAAAAGATAAAAGTTAGAGATGAAATTAATGAACTAATTTTCCAGCTTGTAAATAAAAGCCCAATTGTTACAGGGAATGTGCTTTGAAAAACAAGTGCTCCTGAAATATTCCCAACAGCAAGTGTGTCTTTTTTTTGTCTAATCCACATCCAGCTGTTAAATTTTTCAGGAAGTTCAGTTGCAAGTGGTGTAAGTAAAAGGCTAATAATAAATGCAGGAAAGTTTAACTTGTGTGAGACTTCTTTTATTACTTCTACAAAATGGTGAGCACTAAATATAAGAAAAAGCAACGAGACAATTAATTGAAGCCAGATTAACAGTAAATTTGGTTTTAGTTTTGATAAAAGCTTGGTTAATAAAAAAGGATCCAGATTTTCTTCTAACTCTTCGCCTTTAAACTCAGTCCTTGCTTCTTCTTTTATTGTTAGGTATAAATAAATAACATAAATCAGGATCATTACAATGCCAAACAGTATGTGCATAGTGTGGTTTAAAAATACAGCTAAAAATGCAAGTGAAAATGAAATAATAAAAAAAGTTAAGTCTCTTTCTAAAACAGTTTCATCCATTTTAATTTCTTTTGATTTTCTTCTTCCAGTTTTAAAATAAATCCAGCTTGCAAATCCAATTAAAAAAAATGCAATTGTACTTAACATAAATGGGGCACCAATAATTGCACCAATACTTATTTGATTCATATATTGACTAAAAGGATTTGTGGTATCAAATTCGCCTTTTAAAACTTTAATCAAAGTTTCTTTATTTATTCCCCAAAATATTGCTACTAAAGGAACAATTGTTTCTGGTAAGGCTGTTCCAACAGCAGCTAAAAGGCTTCCTGTAATTCCATGTGACAAGTTTAACTTTGCACCGAGCCACTCAACTGAATTACTAAAAACAATACATGAAATTAAAATTGCAATTAGTGAGATAAAAAAGTAAAGCAAAAGCTCCATGAGAACTAGAGTACAGCGTATAGCGTATAGCGCATAGAATAGTAAACCAATTTGTTATAATTCGGTATTAATGAAAAGTTCAAACAAGACAAAAAAATACTTGAAGATAAATTTACTTACTTTTTTAGTTTTGTTTTTCTTGTTACATTCAACAATCTTTATACAAAAGGTTAGCGCAGACTCTGAAAAAACAAAGGCAGTAGCTTTGTATAATACTGCTTGGAAAGTGGTCAATGAAAAATTTTACTTTAAGTCAACGATTGATTTAGATAGCTGGCAAAATAAATTTGAAAACAAAATAAATAACCTAACAGATGCTCATAAATATATAAATAAACTTATTAAAGCATTAGATGATCCATATACAAGGCTTTTAACAAAGGAAGAATTTAAAGATGAACTAAACATTATGAACTCAAAACTAATTGGAATTGGAGTTAAACTTGCACTTAACAAACCAAAAATAATTGAAGTTCTTCCAGATAGTCCAGCGAACAAAGAAGGTCTTGTGCCAGATGATTACATAATAAGTATAAATGGCAAGAGTACTAAACATTTAAATCCAAACCAGGTAGCAAACTTATTAAGAGGACAAGAAAATTCTTTACTTACAGTTAAGCTAAAAAGGGGGGATGAAATTTTAACTAAGGTATTAAAACGTAAGGAAGTTAAACTTAAAGTAGTTTCAAGTAAATTGTTAGATAACGATGTTGCAATTATAAAAATTAGTTCTTTTATTCCTGAAAGCACAAGTGAGTTGTTTAAAAACGAAGTTTTAAAACTTATGGCTACACGTGGCTTAATTATTGATCTTAGAAATAATTCAGGGGGCTTAATGAAGAATGCAGTTGAGATTGCAGATATGTTTTTAAAAGAAGGCAAAATAGTTACAACTGTAAGTGACTCAGGTAGAAAAAATGAGTTTGCAAATTCAGATCAAATTACAAGTTCACATCTTATTATCTTAGTAAATGAAAGCACTGCAAGTGCTAGTGAGATACTAGCAGGTGCTCTAAAAGAAAATAAAAGAGCACTTGTAATTGGTAAGAAAACTTATGGTAAAAGTCTTGTTCAAGAAATTCTACAACTCCCTGATGACTCTGCTTTGCATCTTACAATTGCTGCTTACTTAACTCCCTCTGGAAGAAATATTAACAAAGTTGGGATTGTACCTGATGAAATTGTAAGTGATGAAGGGATGCAGGTTGAAAGAGCAAAAGAAATTTTAATTTCCTTAGAGAAGAATACAAACAACGTGATTGCAGGGTTTTGGTATAATCATTGCTATGACAACTAACCTCCCAAGACATAATATTGGTGCAATATGCAGTCAAGTAAGTTTTGACAGGGTTACACATGCAGTTCATCTTTTAAATATTCAAAATATTTTTCAAACTACGACCTTACCTGCTACCTTAACTCAGTTTGTAGTTGCAAATCAATGGACTAATGCTCAAGGTACTTTTTTACAACAGCTTGAAATATTTGCTCCAAGCGGACAATTACTTGCTGAAAGAAAAAATCAATTTACTATTACTTCTAGTCCTCCAATTTCTTGCCACTGGTGCATTGACTCATTCTCAATGATGTTGACTTTAAGAGAGACAGGGGTTTACTATGTAACTATTTCTATTGGCAGACAAGAGGGCCCAATGGAGTCTATGTGTAATATTCCTTTTGAATGCCGCTTGGT contains these protein-coding regions:
- a CDS encoding S41 family peptidase; translation: MKSSNKTKKYLKINLLTFLVLFFLLHSTIFIQKVSADSEKTKAVALYNTAWKVVNEKFYFKSTIDLDSWQNKFENKINNLTDAHKYINKLIKALDDPYTRLLTKEEFKDELNIMNSKLIGIGVKLALNKPKIIEVLPDSPANKEGLVPDDYIISINGKSTKHLNPNQVANLLRGQENSLLTVKLKRGDEILTKVLKRKEVKLKVVSSKLLDNDVAIIKISSFIPESTSELFKNEVLKLMATRGLIIDLRNNSGGLMKNAVEIADMFLKEGKIVTTVSDSGRKNEFANSDQITSSHLIILVNESTASASEILAGALKENKRALVIGKKTYGKSLVQEILQLPDDSALHLTIAAYLTPSGRNINKVGIVPDEIVSDEGMQVERAKEILISLEKNTNNVIAGFWYNHCYDN
- a CDS encoding sodium:calcium antiporter — encoded protein: MELLLYFFISLIAILISCIVFSNSVEWLGAKLNLSHGITGSLLAAVGTALPETIVPLVAIFWGINKETLIKVLKGEFDTTNPFSQYMNQISIGAIIGAPFMLSTIAFFLIGFASWIYFKTGRRKSKEIKMDETVLERDLTFFIISFSLAFLAVFLNHTMHILFGIVMILIYVIYLYLTIKEEARTEFKGEELEENLDPFLLTKLLSKLKPNLLLIWLQLIVSLLFLIFSAHHFVEVIKEVSHKLNFPAFIISLLLTPLATELPEKFNSWMWIRQKKDTLAVGNISGALVFQSTFPVTIGLLFTSWKISSLISSLTFIFCLINTSIVLISLKKKRLTYRTFLFCGILYLAYLFGVFIC